In one window of Deinococcus terrestris DNA:
- the cas3 gene encoding CRISPR-associated helicase Cas3': MSQLHPITAAARTLWAKSAKKNADGSQGACLPVLNHLLDVAACAAEILRLEPPQTRALFEGDLGLEGEQALAWTLALVALHDLGKASPAFQVLWPEGQSNVDSTLPISPYLDRSKAVPHGVMTQVWLPLCLERLNWPKTLRKQVADAVACHHGFRIESNELNPSADQAGEEPMWHKVRRELMRLVTLGTGARYDAVPIAPTLTPAAFMRLAGLTSFADWLGSSFPLPTVTDFSAYDDPAAYFARARERARRTLSEIRWPVFAPLREELPPIPKVFRYVVKDKVFQPRPLQTALAQALEAVSGPALVLVEAPMGEGKTEAAFYAHLQLQRAAGHRGMYVALPTQATGNAMYERFAEFLAAQGRETPPDLQLTHGGTLLNENFQATVQRTRNAERDPAEAGGYGVRAEEWFTNRKRALLSEYGVGTVDQALLGVLGVSHQFVRLWGLGNRVVVLDEVHAYDTYTSELIAALVAWLRALGSSVVIMSATLPESGRRALLRAWGVEDAPTVAYPRLTVAPAQGEVRTLTIPDHDEDGHASRPRQHVTLQPLGSAAEEVARQAVDLAVGGGCVAVIVNTVARAQAVQARVLAELGARGVTARTCTRGGGKDPRAVSVLLYHARYPADERLEREERVLRYLGKGGKRPERFILIATQVAEQSLDFDADVMLTDLAPADLVLQRAGRLHRHAANEGKRHGHDDAVLYVSGLDGWPDASMEREFWSRVYAPALLYRSWLSLRRRLDAGLTLPDDLDALVQEVYAPDFAAPELTPEQGGQLAAAEADLETRRGNEATTGLFAHIGRPADFWQTPLHRRPDADSESLNDDPAALAAGEEPERPRTRLGEEGVRIVPVERADNGAWRVCRSPFWNRAQADIAPLFDRLGKTDTAQAIQIYRRSLSVSRWELVRFGLTKWDEQGQSLGGEHRGWRAHPLLRDAVPLVFTGGVAEVQGLQVRLDPEQGLVYVRG; the protein is encoded by the coding sequence CGCTGGCGCTGGTGGCGCTGCACGATCTGGGAAAGGCGAGTCCGGCGTTTCAGGTGCTGTGGCCGGAGGGTCAGAGCAACGTGGACTCAACGCTCCCCATTTCACCGTATCTGGACAGAAGCAAAGCTGTGCCTCACGGTGTTATGACGCAGGTCTGGCTGCCACTCTGTCTTGAACGGCTGAACTGGCCCAAGACGCTCCGAAAGCAAGTTGCCGATGCTGTTGCTTGCCATCACGGTTTTCGTATTGAGTCCAATGAACTCAACCCGTCCGCGGATCAAGCAGGCGAAGAACCCATGTGGCACAAAGTCCGCCGGGAACTGATGCGCCTCGTCACCCTGGGTACCGGAGCCCGCTACGACGCCGTGCCCATTGCCCCCACCCTCACCCCCGCCGCCTTCATGCGCCTCGCCGGGCTGACCAGTTTCGCGGACTGGCTGGGCAGTTCCTTTCCGCTGCCGACGGTCACAGACTTCTCGGCCTATGACGACCCGGCGGCCTACTTCGCGCGGGCGCGGGAACGGGCACGGCGAACACTCTCGGAGATTCGCTGGCCCGTGTTCGCCCCGCTGCGGGAGGAGTTGCCTCCCATCCCGAAAGTCTTCCGTTACGTGGTGAAGGACAAGGTTTTCCAGCCCCGTCCCCTCCAGACGGCGCTGGCGCAGGCCCTGGAAGCGGTGAGTGGCCCGGCCCTCGTGCTGGTGGAGGCCCCGATGGGCGAGGGCAAGACGGAGGCGGCCTTTTACGCGCACCTCCAGCTTCAGCGGGCGGCGGGGCACCGGGGCATGTACGTGGCGCTGCCGACCCAGGCGACCGGGAACGCGATGTATGAGCGCTTCGCGGAGTTCCTGGCCGCACAGGGCCGCGAGACGCCGCCCGACCTGCAACTCACGCATGGTGGCACGCTGCTGAACGAGAACTTCCAGGCGACCGTCCAGCGCACCCGCAACGCCGAGCGCGACCCCGCCGAGGCGGGCGGCTACGGCGTCCGCGCCGAGGAATGGTTCACGAACCGCAAGCGGGCGCTGCTCTCCGAGTACGGGGTGGGCACGGTGGATCAGGCGCTGCTGGGGGTGCTGGGCGTCTCGCACCAGTTCGTGCGGCTGTGGGGCCTGGGCAACCGGGTCGTCGTGCTAGACGAGGTCCACGCCTACGACACCTACACCTCCGAGCTGATCGCCGCCCTCGTCGCGTGGCTGCGGGCGCTGGGGTCCAGCGTGGTCATCATGAGCGCCACCCTCCCCGAGTCGGGCCGCCGCGCCCTGCTGCGGGCCTGGGGCGTGGAGGACGCGCCCACGGTGGCCTACCCTCGCCTGACCGTCGCCCCGGCGCAGGGGGAGGTCCGCACCCTGACCATCCCCGACCACGACGAGGACGGCCACGCCAGCCGTCCGCGCCAGCACGTCACCCTGCAGCCTCTGGGCAGCGCGGCGGAGGAGGTGGCCCGGCAAGCGGTGGACCTCGCGGTAGGCGGCGGGTGCGTGGCGGTGATCGTGAACACGGTAGCGCGGGCGCAGGCGGTGCAGGCGCGGGTGCTGGCCGAGCTGGGGGCGCGGGGCGTGACTGCCCGGACCTGCACCAGGGGCGGCGGCAAGGACCCACGGGCCGTCAGCGTGCTGCTCTACCACGCCCGCTACCCGGCGGACGAGCGGCTGGAACGCGAGGAGCGGGTGCTGCGCTATCTGGGCAAAGGCGGCAAGCGCCCGGAGCGGTTCATCCTGATCGCCACCCAGGTGGCCGAGCAGAGCCTCGACTTCGACGCGGACGTGATGCTGACCGACCTCGCCCCCGCCGACCTCGTGCTGCAACGGGCCGGGCGGCTGCACCGCCACGCGGCCAATGAAGGTAAACGGCACGGCCACGACGACGCCGTGCTGTACGTCTCCGGGTTGGACGGGTGGCCCGACGCGAGCATGGAGCGCGAGTTCTGGAGCCGCGTCTACGCCCCCGCCCTGCTCTACCGCTCGTGGCTGTCGCTGCGGCGGCGCCTGGACGCCGGGCTGACCCTCCCCGACGATCTGGACGCGCTGGTGCAGGAGGTCTATGCCCCCGACTTCGCCGCGCCAGAGCTGACCCCGGAGCAGGGTGGGCAACTCGCGGCGGCAGAAGCGGACCTGGAGACCAGGCGCGGCAACGAGGCCACGACCGGCCTATTCGCCCACATCGGCCGCCCCGCCGACTTCTGGCAGACGCCCCTGCACCGCCGCCCCGATGCCGACAGCGAGAGCCTCAACGACGACCCCGCCGCCCTGGCAGCCGGGGAGGAGCCGGAGCGCCCCCGCACCCGCCTGGGCGAGGAAGGGGTGCGGATCGTGCCCGTGGAGCGGGCCGACAACGGCGCCTGGCGGGTGTGCCGCTCGCCCTTCTGGAACCGGGCCCAGGCGGACATCGCTCCCCTCTTTGACCGCCTGGGCAAGACCGACACCGCCCAAGCCATCCAGATTTACCGCCGTTCCCTAAGCGTCTCGCGCTGGGAACTCGTGCGCTTCGGCCTAACGAAATGGGACGAGCAGGGTCAGTCGCTGGGAGGCGAGCACCGAGGGTGGCGGGCGCACCCGCTGCTACGCGACGCCGTGCCGCTGGTCTTCACGGGCGGAGTGGCCGAGGTGCAGGGCCTTCAGGTGCGGCTGGACCCGGAGCAGGGGCTGGTGTACGTGAGGGGGTGA
- a CDS encoding helix-turn-helix transcriptional regulator — protein MGEPQQTHPDTDLPTPTAPRPLPRQPLVWNRAKRLAALADKLRQAPRTTEQLAAHFGVTRRSIQRDLLALSQMEHRVTRDHRGAYHIPQGGRALGPAEALAVYTAVRLLHHHAPVTSGHYLSALETIAGNLPQHLRHLLHRSLLDTGATHATDRALDFVAAAWTNREVLRFDYRKPGGEVERGNELEVYFVEISRDNLAPYVIGQETRHRQAIRTFKVSRMENFARLERTYDIPEDFDPRDYLSDAWGVIGGKNPVTVRVRFAPEAAYRVLEGGYPNATRVDTTLIHRDGSVELDIRAGADASGLPRELIPFLLGWGPRVEVLSPPHVREHWLNELRAALARHDPTYPGALLDAMEGRR, from the coding sequence GTGGGCGAGCCCCAGCAGACACATCCCGACACCGACCTTCCGACCCCTACGGCACCCCGACCCCTGCCCCGGCAGCCCCTGGTGTGGAACCGCGCCAAACGCCTCGCCGCGCTGGCTGACAAGCTGAGGCAGGCGCCGCGCACGACCGAACAACTCGCCGCTCACTTCGGCGTGACCCGGCGCAGCATCCAGCGGGACCTGCTGGCGCTTTCCCAGATGGAGCACCGGGTGACCCGCGACCACCGGGGGGCCTATCACATCCCGCAGGGGGGCCGGGCGCTTGGCCCCGCCGAGGCGCTGGCCGTGTATACCGCCGTGCGGCTGCTGCACCACCACGCGCCCGTGACGAGCGGGCACTACCTCAGCGCCCTGGAAACCATTGCGGGCAACCTGCCGCAGCACCTGCGTCATCTGCTGCACCGCTCGCTGCTGGACACCGGAGCCACCCACGCGACCGACCGCGCCCTCGATTTTGTGGCCGCCGCGTGGACGAACCGGGAAGTTCTGCGCTTCGACTACCGCAAGCCCGGCGGCGAAGTCGAGCGCGGCAATGAGCTGGAGGTCTACTTCGTGGAGATCAGCCGCGACAACCTCGCGCCCTATGTGATCGGGCAGGAGACCCGGCACCGGCAGGCCATCCGCACCTTCAAGGTGAGCCGGATGGAGAATTTTGCCCGGCTGGAGCGGACCTACGACATCCCCGAGGACTTTGACCCCCGTGACTACCTGTCGGACGCCTGGGGCGTGATCGGCGGCAAGAACCCCGTCACGGTGCGGGTGCGCTTCGCCCCGGAAGCGGCCTACCGCGTGCTGGAGGGCGGCTACCCCAACGCCACGCGGGTGGACACCACCCTGATCCACCGTGACGGCAGCGTCGAACTCGACATTCGTGCCGGGGCCGACGCCAGCGGCCTGCCGCGCGAGCTGATTCCATTTCTGCTGGGCTGGGGACCGAGGGTCGAGGTCCTTTCGCCGCCCCACGTCCGCGAACACTGGCTGAATGAGCTGCGGGCTGCCCTGGCCCGGCACGACCCGACCTATCCGGGAGCGCTGCTGGATGCGATGGAGGGGAGGCGGTAG